GTCGGCCGCGGCCTCGTAGAACTCCGCGGGCGGGACGTGGCCGTACGCCCGGACGAGGTTCGCGTTGGCGTTCGCGGCGCGCTCCACGTCCCACGTCGGGTCGCCCGTGGGGAGCAGGGAGAATCCGCGGGCGGGAACCCGCTGGCCGTTGACCAGCAGGGCGTCGCTGTCGTCCGCTTGCGCGACCTCGCAGAGTCCCGTCTCGACGACACGCTCAGAGTCGCCGAGTTTCGCCCGGACCGCGTACTGGTGTTGGGGACCGAATCCTGTCGGCCACCAGTAGGCCGGGTCCCGGAGTTCGAGGGTCTTCTCGACCGTCGTGCGCTCCCCGGTGTCGGTCTCGACTCGCGCGCGCTCCATCACGCCGCCGCCCCGGAACCCCTGCGGGCGCACCGACAGCGAGATGCGGTCGTCAAGCGCCTTGCCCGCCTCGACGGCGATTTCGGCGTCGATGACCGCGCCCGCGTCGGTCCGACGCGGCGTCAGCGAGAGCGCGTCCACGAACGTCTCGGGGTGGGTTTCCAACTCGGCGGCCCACCAGATGCCGGGGACCGCGCGTTCGTCGGGCACGCGGTCGGTGGTGTAGACGCCGCCGAACGCGTCGGGCGCGCGACACTCCACGACCAGTTCGTTCTCGGCGTCGAGGTCCAGTTCGTATCTCGCGGGGACGAAGTGGGCGTCGTGTTCGCCCACCTGCTCGCCGTTGAGCCAGATTCGGGCGTGCGCGAACAGGCCGCGGAGTTCGAGGGTCGCGCGTTCGTCGCCGTCACGGGGGTCGCCGAACTCGGTTCGGTAGGCGACGGCGTCGGCGTCCGCGAACCGCTCGGGGCGGCCCGGCACCTCCACTGGGTGCCACTCGTCGGGAGAGGGCGGTCCGTCCTCTGCGGACGGTTCGACTGCCGCGCCCGTCCAGTCGGTCAGAGACATACTCGGGGAACGAAACCCACACCTGATAGGTTTTACGTCCCGGCGACGACCACTTTCACTTTCACTCCGCCCTTGGCACAATTTAAGTAGGGTGGCGCGACGACCTCGTTCCATGCTCGAAGACTTGCAGTGTGCCTGCGACGGCCGGAACTGCGAGCGCACCCTCGGCGAGAGCGAGTTGATGCTCCGGATGACGACCGACGCGGGCGAGCGCCGCGCCTACGAGTGCGCCTGCGGCGCGGTCACGGTGACGGTGGTTCGGTAGCTGAGACGGGTCGGTAACTGAGACAGGTCGGTAGCCCTGCCGACGAGAAGCGTCGTCTCGAAAGGCGACCCTCAAGTGGCCGGTGGCGAAACCGAGACGCATGGAAGAAGTCATCCACGCGCGGGGCCACGAGAACGTCTCGGCCGCCCATCAAAGCACCTTCGAGGTGACGACCGACGACTACCTCACGCCCGCGGGCGACTGCATCCTCGGCATCGAGGCCGACCGCTCCCCGGCCGACTTCGACCCCGAGTTCGTCGCGGCCTGCCAGCACGCCGACGCGACCATCACCGCGAGGTTCGAGGTCGCTGGCGACGACGAGACCTATAGCCAGACCGTCACGGGTCGCGGCCACCCGGACCTCGCGTTCGAGAACGACCGGAGCGCCGTAGGCCGAACCAGCGACTACGTGGACGACCGGACGATTCTCGTCGGGTCCGAGTTCGCCGCCGAGGGGTTCGACCGCGAACTGGTCGCGGCGCTCGCGGACGGCGCGGACCTGACCGTGACGTTGACCGTCGAGCGCGAGTAGCCGAGGGCCGACCCTTTTAATCCGATCCGGTCCTCATCTCCAGTCATGAGTGAGGAGTCCGACGCCGAGCCTGCCGACTCCACCGACCCCGTCGAACGCAGCGCGAGCGACGACTCCGGAACCCGCGTCGAACCCGCGGAGAACATCAGCGGCGGCGACAGCGAG
This genomic stretch from Halorussus pelagicus harbors:
- a CDS encoding DUF371 domain-containing protein, producing the protein MEEVIHARGHENVSAAHQSTFEVTTDDYLTPAGDCILGIEADRSPADFDPEFVAACQHADATITARFEVAGDDETYSQTVTGRGHPDLAFENDRSAVGRTSDYVDDRTILVGSEFAAEGFDRELVAALADGADLTVTLTVERE